The segment GCACCTCACGGCGCACGCTGGCCATTTCCGCCGCGAGGTTTGCCGTGGCCTCCGCCATGGATTCGGGCGCGGCGAGCATTTTGGCCAATTCGGAGCTCTGCTGGGCTCCAGGGGCACCATCGCCGGGATCATTGCGGCGGATGAAGTTGGTGATCTCCTTCACGCTGGGTGTGAGGTCGATTTCCTGATCTTTGGGCAGGTCCTGGATCATGTCATTGACATCGAGCTTGGGCTCGAAGGCCTTCACATCCGGCGTGCTGACGGGTCCGGTCTGTGTGACGGTCTCTGGGAGCTCCTGGATGGCTTTTTGATCACGCAGGAGGTTTTCATTGATGCGGATGCGCTCGGGCATTTTCGGTGGCGCATTCTTATCGAGTGCCGCGAAGCCCAGGGTATCAAAACCCACCACCAACAGCATGTGAAAGAGCACACTGAGAATGATGGCGAACATGGCCCACCATTTCAGGCTCCAATCATCGCGGGCACGATAAGCCGCACGGGAGCTGGGATTCCATTCGGAGCTGTGGGTCACGGCGGACATGAATTGAGGAGGGGCTGAGGCGCGGCGGAGAGTATCACGCCCGCTTTCGGTTCAAAGTTCAAAGTTACGGCTTTCTGTGACTGGATTCCGCTGAATGGCATTCACACGCTGCGACGTTCTAATGCCTGCACATCGCTCAAATCCTCCATCCCATACCATTATGAATGCTCTAAACCGCCGCTCCTTCCTCGCGACGACCACCGTCGCCGCCGCCTCCACCCTGCTCCACACGTCTGCTACACAGGCCGCCGGCATCGGCTTGACGCAGGAGCCCCTGCCGTATGCCCTAGAGGCGCTGGAACCGCATATCGACGCCGCCACGATGGGCATCCATCACGGCAAACACCACGCGGCTTATGTCAAAAACCTCGGTGATGCCCTCAAAGCGGCCAACAGCACCGAAACGGATGCCGTGAAGCTCATCTCGGACCTCTCCGCCGTGCCCGAGGCGCAGCGCATGCTCATCCGCAACAACGGCGGCGGCCATGTGAACCACACGTGGTTCTGGAAATGGATGGCACCAGCCGGGAGCGGCCCGAACGGCCCCGAGGGCAAGCTGGGTGAGGCGATTCAGAGCACCTTCACCAGCATCGACGCATTTAAGAAGCTCTTTGCAGAGGCTGGCGCAAAGCGCTTCGGCTCAGGCTGGGCCTGGCTCATCGTCGGCAAGGACGGCAAGCTCAAAGTCACCTCCACGCCCAATCAGGACAATCCGCTCATGAAAGGCATCTTCGAGCCCGAAATGCTCGGCACCCCGATCCTGGGCCTGGATGTGTGGGAACATGCCTACTACCTCAAATACCAGAACAAGCGCCCCGATTACATCACCGCATGGTGGAACGTGGTGAACTGGGCAGAGGTCGCCCGTGGCTACGAGGCCGCAAAAGCCTGATGTGATGCCAGCCAGTGCCTCCAGCGCCGGTTTGATCGAAATGCGGCTCATGGAGTTGAACCAGTTGTTCAACTCCATGGACCCATCTCCTTTCCACGAGCGTGATCTCGATCAGGACGCGGAGGAATTCATCGTGAGCTGGGCACAGGAGCACCCACGTCAGCATGAGCTACGACTCATCATCCATCTAGCGAGGGCACCCAGCAGCACGCCAGACCCACAGCGGCTCGTCAGTGAATCGCTCGCTCATTACTTCAACTACCGTGCGGACATGACGCTCCACAGCCTGAAGCGCCTCCTGCGTGAGGGGCGGACGGCGCTGCTCGTCGGCCTCACTTTCCTCATCACCTGCCAGCTCATGGCGACCATGCTACCGGCCGCCACAGGGGGCTGGCAATGGATGGCTCGTGAGGGACTCACCATCCTCGGCTGGGTGGCCATGTGGAAGCCGCTGGACATCTATCTCTACTGCTGGTGGCCGCTGATCGCTTCGCGGCGACTTTACAGGCGCCTCGCCATCATGCATGTCGAGGTGCGCTACCCCAGCACCGCCGCCACCTGAATTTTCCTTTTAGAATCTCGCTATGAAACACCTCATCTCGCTCATCCTCCTGCTCGCCACCGCTTTCGCACTCGCTGCAGAGCCTGTGAAGCACGTCCAAGCTGCGGAAGCCGCTAAACTCATCTCCGATGGCAAAATCACCGTACTCGATGTGCGCACCGCCGATGAATTCGGCGAAGGACACATCAAAGGAGCCAAAAACATCGACATCTTCGCAGACGATTTCGCTGCTCAACTCGGCAAGCTGGATAAAACCAAGCCCGTGCTGGTGCATTGTCAGTCCGGAGGTCGCAGCACGCGGTCTTTGGAGACTTTTGAGCAACTCGGCTTCAAGGACGTCACCCACCTCGATGGTGGATTCGCAGGCTGGAGCAAAGCCGGACTCCCCGTGGAGAAGTAAGCCTCAAAAACTCACGCCCGACGCATCGCCGTAGCCACGCGGTGCACCGTCTGTGTCAGCTCGCCTGCCTCATACGGCTTTGGCAGCACCCCCACGAAGCCACGCTCGAGGAAGACCATCTGCACATCCTCCGTCACGCTCCCGCTCGTGCACACGATGCGTGCATCGCGATCGAGTGCGAGGATCTCAGTCGCCGTCTCGGTGCCATTCATACCGCCACGTAGAGTGAGGTCCATCAGCACCACATCGGGCGGTGTACCGGTGCGGAAGAGGCTCTGGTAGATTTTCACGGCATCCTGGCCGTTGTCACACTCCACGCACTCGTAACCGCAGCGCTTCAGGATCATCTGCGCCACACGGCGGAGGTCATCTTCATCATCGACGATGAGGACGGTGCCTTTGCCATGTTTCAGCGGCACCGGAGCATTGCTCGTGGGGGTGGAGGACTTCTCACCACCCTCTGCCGCCGCCGGTAAAATAACACAGAATTCCGTGCCCACATTCGGCGTGGAATTCACACGGATGTCGCCACCCATCTCGTCGATGAAGCGCTTGCACGTCGTGAGGCCGATCCCGTTGCCATCCGCTTTCGTGGTGAAGGATTCACGGAAGAGTTTCTGCAAATTCTCCGGCGTGATGCCGCAGCCACGATCACGCACCGTGATCTCCACATGCATGCCGCCACGCAGACGCCCATCCCCCTGTGCAGGCACGATGATATTCCGAGCATCCACATCCATATAACCACCATGCGGCATCGCCTGGATGCCATTCATGACGAGGTTTTGCAGCACCTGACTGAGCTTGACGGGATCTGCCACCGCAGGGCGCAGCGTCTCCTCTGCATTCACCCGCACACGCACATTCGAGCCCGCACCTGCGAATTCCACCGTATCCTGCACCAGTGCCGCGATGTCTGTGGGCTCATTTTGGCGCGGACGAGCCTTACACGCCGTCACGACTTGGCTGGTGAACTGCTTGGCACGCTTCAAACCCGCAAAAATAAGCTGCAACTCCTGCCCGAGCGGCGATCCACCGTCCAACTGCGGCAACAACGCGGAAAGCCGCACAATCGCCGGACCGAGCAGATTATTCACATCATGCGTGATGCCCTGGGCCAGCGCCGCGAGATTCTCCTTCCGCAGGGAGAGAGACTGAGCATCCAAATCATCCACCGCAGATGCTGTCGCTGCCGCAGGCACCGCCGATGCAGAAGCCGTGGTAGGCACCGGAGAAAGCATCACGATGAACTTCAGCAACCGCCCCATATCTGTAAACACCGCACGAATCCGCCAAGTGCACAGCGTCGCGTCTGTATTGCCACCGAGAGACTGCACCGCAGCCTGACACTCCGCACAGCCCGCATTGGCCACCGCCAGATTCAGCGTCGCCATCACGCGAGCAGCATCCGCATCACTCGCGGCGATCTCCGCCAGCCCCATGCCACGTAGCCCCGTCTCATGACTGGCACGAGCAAGGATGATCGCAGGGGAATTGCTATAAATGATCTGCGGACCGATTTTCGGGTCCGTCACAGCCGTATCCACGATCATCACGCCTTCTGGAATCTGATCCAGCGAGGTGCGCAGGAAGAAATTGGCCGATTTGATCTGCTCCAAAGCCTGCTCCAGCGCCGAGTTGGCGAGAACAGACGTTGACTGATGAGAGGTTTCTTGGACGGGAGAAGTAATCATGGGAATATCCGCGAAATTCGCCCCTGTTTAGCCATTCCGAATAGTTAAGTAAATTTAAATTTTCGGATAAACCTTCTTTTTGACTCTCAATTATGATAAATGGAAGACACTCTACCCTTTGCTCCCCCAACCAACGAAAACGACCCACTTCAGCAAAATCCCAGCGATAAAAATCGGCCCCAATGCCTCGACTCGCATCATTCGCACAATTCACCTTGCCACATCGGACTTCTCATCTAGCATCCGCGCCCCTATGTCCAAAAACGCCGGTATCGCCAAGACGAGAAAAGCTTATTCCAAGCGGTTCAAAATAACTGCAACGGGTAAGGTGCTTCGCCGCAAACAAGGCAAGCGCCATATCCTGCAGAACAAGAGCCGTAAACGGAAGCGCAATCTCGGTAAAGTAGCCCTCGTGGCAGAAGTGGACGTCAAAGCCATCAAAGCGAACATGCCGTTCTCTCACCGCTAAGACGACCACACGGTTTCGCAGTCGAAACCACGATGTGAATGCCTGATCCCGCCCCGGTGGGATCTTCGACCAGGTGAGGCAGACCATCGCACCCCAAAACACAACAGCCTGATCATAGACAACGACACATGCCAAGAGCCACCAACGCCCCCGCCAGCAGAAAGCGCCGTAAGCGCGTGCTGGCAAAAGCCAAAGGATTCCGCGGATTTCGCAGCACGCACTTCCGCTATGCCAAGGACGCCGTCCGCAAGGCCGAAACCTACGCCACCCGCGACCGCAAGGCCAAGAAGCGCAGCTTCCGCAACCTCTGGGTCCAGCGCATCAATGCAGCCACCCGCCCCCTCGGCCTAAGCTACTCCCGATTTATGGAGGGCCTCAAAGCCGCCGGCATCACCCTCGATCGCAAAGTCCTCTCCGACCTCGCTATCAAGGACGCCGCTGCCATCGAAGCCCTCGTCCAGCAGGCCAAGTCTGCACTGGAACAAAAGGCCGCCGCTGCCCCGAAAGCGTAAGCGATCCTCAGCCAAGATTCGATCCCCCCGGACCGGAGCCTATCAGGCTCCGGTCTTTTTTTGTCCCCCTCGAAAATGGTTGCCCGAAAAGTGGGTTTCTGCTGCAATACGATGAACACCTAACCCACTTCCCCCTATGCACCGCTCACGAGCCCTCTGGTTCACCTTAGGTTTGGTCACCTTTGCCGCCTGGATGTTGGTAGGCCGCTT is part of the Verrucomicrobiaceae bacterium genome and harbors:
- a CDS encoding superoxide dismutase yields the protein MGLTQEPLPYALEALEPHIDAATMGIHHGKHHAAYVKNLGDALKAANSTETDAVKLISDLSAVPEAQRMLIRNNGGGHVNHTWFWKWMAPAGSGPNGPEGKLGEAIQSTFTSIDAFKKLFAEAGAKRFGSGWAWLIVGKDGKLKVTSTPNQDNPLMKGIFEPEMLGTPILGLDVWEHAYYLKYQNKRPDYITAWWNVVNWAEVARGYEAAKA
- a CDS encoding rhodanese-like domain-containing protein, with translation MKHLISLILLLATAFALAAEPVKHVQAAEAAKLISDGKITVLDVRTADEFGEGHIKGAKNIDIFADDFAAQLGKLDKTKPVLVHCQSGGRSTRSLETFEQLGFKDVTHLDGGFAGWSKAGLPVEK
- a CDS encoding response regulator, with the translated sequence MITSPVQETSHQSTSVLANSALEQALEQIKSANFFLRTSLDQIPEGVMIVDTAVTDPKIGPQIIYSNSPAIILARASHETGLRGMGLAEIAASDADAARVMATLNLAVANAGCAECQAAVQSLGGNTDATLCTWRIRAVFTDMGRLLKFIVMLSPVPTTASASAVPAAATASAVDDLDAQSLSLRKENLAALAQGITHDVNNLLGPAIVRLSALLPQLDGGSPLGQELQLIFAGLKRAKQFTSQVVTACKARPRQNEPTDIAALVQDTVEFAGAGSNVRVRVNAEETLRPAVADPVKLSQVLQNLVMNGIQAMPHGGYMDVDARNIIVPAQGDGRLRGGMHVEITVRDRGCGITPENLQKLFRESFTTKADGNGIGLTTCKRFIDEMGGDIRVNSTPNVGTEFCVILPAAAEGGEKSSTPTSNAPVPLKHGKGTVLIVDDEDDLRRVAQMILKRCGYECVECDNGQDAVKIYQSLFRTGTPPDVVLMDLTLRGGMNGTETATEILALDRDARIVCTSGSVTEDVQMVFLERGFVGVLPKPYEAGELTQTVHRVATAMRRA
- the rpmI gene encoding 50S ribosomal protein L35; its protein translation is MSKNAGIAKTRKAYSKRFKITATGKVLRRKQGKRHILQNKSRKRKRNLGKVALVAEVDVKAIKANMPFSHR
- the rplT gene encoding 50S ribosomal protein L20, with the protein product MPRATNAPASRKRRKRVLAKAKGFRGFRSTHFRYAKDAVRKAETYATRDRKAKKRSFRNLWVQRINAATRPLGLSYSRFMEGLKAAGITLDRKVLSDLAIKDAAAIEALVQQAKSALEQKAAAAPKA